One genomic segment of Desulfocapsa sulfexigens DSM 10523 includes these proteins:
- a CDS encoding LptF/LptG family permease, giving the protein MILLNRYILAQFARTFFIVAAAFISIYILVDFFEKIDNFMESGKSMGLVFKFFLLSIPFIVDMLGPILILLSGVITLGMLSNNKELTAMMASGIHLRKIVKPILIGSIISTILFLAMAQWVLPRTIAATNTIWYEDVRGMVPLGIFRNGRYYYKGVEGFYSFARPYPDKNLFLYFSYSSWDKDHRLETLIAADKAVWDKKGWHLTNGQIQRNINPNDYRTTLFTKKRFDFPESPEFFFVPKYQSAELSLTELFQATQEQKTASETAVAETNFYSRLSYTLLGIPLLFLGLPILLLSYKKWGKDLSVAIPASCGIAFVAWGIWGALQSLARVGYLSPLLAAMLIHIIFGVSGFLLLHKQGT; this is encoded by the coding sequence GTGATACTTCTAAATCGATACATCCTGGCCCAGTTTGCCCGTACTTTCTTTATCGTGGCTGCTGCTTTCATTTCCATCTACATCCTTGTCGACTTTTTTGAAAAAATAGACAACTTCATGGAAAGCGGGAAATCAATGGGTCTCGTCTTTAAGTTTTTTCTTTTGAGCATCCCCTTTATCGTTGACATGCTGGGCCCGATCCTGATTTTACTCTCTGGAGTAATCACTCTTGGAATGCTTAGCAATAATAAGGAACTCACCGCAATGATGGCCAGCGGTATCCACCTGCGAAAGATTGTTAAGCCCATCCTCATTGGCTCGATAATCTCCACCATCCTCTTCCTTGCCATGGCCCAATGGGTTTTGCCGCGTACCATAGCGGCAACCAACACCATCTGGTACGAGGACGTAAGAGGTATGGTGCCCCTTGGTATTTTTCGTAATGGTCGGTATTACTATAAGGGGGTGGAGGGGTTTTATTCTTTTGCCAGGCCCTATCCCGACAAAAATCTTTTTCTCTATTTCTCCTACTCCAGCTGGGACAAAGATCACAGGCTGGAAACCCTTATAGCTGCGGACAAGGCAGTATGGGACAAAAAAGGATGGCACTTAACAAATGGCCAGATCCAGAGAAATATTAACCCCAACGATTACCGTACCACCCTCTTCACAAAGAAAAGGTTTGATTTTCCAGAAAGCCCGGAATTCTTTTTTGTTCCCAAATACCAGTCAGCAGAACTTTCTTTGACCGAGCTTTTTCAGGCCACTCAAGAACAAAAAACCGCCAGCGAAACTGCGGTGGCCGAAACGAATTTTTATAGCAGACTGTCCTATACATTACTCGGCATCCCTCTCCTTTTTTTAGGCCTGCCCATACTCCTTCTCTCTTATAAAAAATGGGGCAAAGATCTCTCCGTCGCCATCCCTGCAAGTTGTGGTATCGCCTTCGTCGCATGGGGAATATGGGGAGCATTACAGTCGCTTGCCAGAGTCGGGTACCTGTCCCCCCTACTTGCGGCCATGCTCATTCATATCATCTTTGGAGTAAGCGGGTTCCTTCTTTTACACAAGCAGGGGACCTGA
- the crcB gene encoding fluoride efflux transporter CrcB has product MEKIIAVALGGAIGSLGRYFIALVAGEYHTQTFPVGTFLANLIGCLCIGILWSFFDRVTISNEFRLFLFTGFLGGFTTFSTFARETVQMFKAGEHLQAFTYLAFSNLFGLGMVAIGFLLVHRFIRW; this is encoded by the coding sequence ATGGAAAAAATAATTGCAGTGGCTCTAGGTGGAGCAATCGGTTCCCTGGGCAGGTACTTCATTGCCCTTGTTGCAGGGGAGTACCACACTCAAACATTTCCGGTCGGAACCTTTCTTGCCAACCTCATCGGATGCCTATGTATAGGTATACTCTGGTCATTCTTTGACCGGGTTACAATCAGCAATGAATTCAGACTCTTTTTGTTTACAGGATTTCTCGGTGGATTCACGACATTTTCAACCTTTGCCCGGGAAACCGTACAGATGTTTAAAGCCGGTGAACATCTTCAGGCTTTTACCTATCTAGCTTTTTCAAATCTTTTTGGACTTGGGATGGTGGCCATTGGATTCCTACTGGTTCATCGTTTTATCCGCTGGTAA